From the genome of Flavobacterium luteolum, one region includes:
- a CDS encoding SDR family oxidoreductase codes for MKKKQTFPEQKQNLPGNEHMMNPEPEIIRENYVGSGKLFGKTAFITGGDSGIGRSVAVHFAREGANIAIVYLKEDKDAKETKAMIEKEGQQCLLISGDLKDEKFCQNAIKKCHSTFKSLNIIVNNAATQFPQTEIENITSTQLHKTFETNIYPFFYITKAALAFLKEGDSIINTTSVTAFRGSEHLADYASTKGAIVSFTRSLSTMLAKKKIRVNGVAPGPIWTPLIVASFDKLSDFGKDNPMERAGQPSEVAPAYVFLACEDSSYITGQFIHINGGELVG; via the coding sequence ATGAAAAAGAAACAAACATTTCCCGAGCAAAAACAAAATCTTCCCGGCAATGAACACATGATGAATCCCGAGCCTGAAATTATTAGAGAAAACTATGTTGGAAGCGGCAAGTTATTTGGAAAAACAGCTTTTATTACTGGAGGAGACAGCGGAATAGGACGAAGTGTCGCGGTACATTTTGCCCGTGAAGGTGCCAATATAGCGATTGTCTACTTAAAAGAAGATAAAGATGCCAAAGAAACCAAAGCAATGATCGAAAAAGAAGGTCAACAATGTCTATTGATTAGCGGTGACTTGAAAGATGAGAAATTTTGCCAAAATGCCATTAAAAAGTGTCATAGCACTTTTAAAAGCCTCAATATTATTGTGAATAATGCTGCAACTCAGTTTCCGCAAACTGAAATTGAAAATATAACTTCAACACAGCTCCATAAAACTTTTGAAACCAATATTTATCCTTTCTTTTATATCACCAAAGCAGCACTTGCTTTCTTAAAAGAAGGCGATTCAATTATCAATACAACTTCTGTGACGGCTTTTCGCGGAAGCGAGCATTTAGCAGATTATGCCAGTACAAAGGGTGCAATTGTTAGTTTTACGCGATCACTTTCGACTATGTTGGCAAAAAAGAAAATACGTGTAAATGGCGTTGCTCCAGGACCAATCTGGACTCCTTTGATAGTAGCCAGTTTTGATAAATTATCTGATTTCGGAAAAGATAATCCGATGGAAAGAGCCGGACAGCCATCTGAAGTAGCTCCTGCGTATGTATTTCTGGCCTGCGAAGACAGCAGTTATATTACTGGACAGTTTATTCATATCAATGGCGGTGAATTGGTGGGGTAG
- a CDS encoding SemiSWEET family sugar transporter: MNYIDIIGLFAGACITLSTIPQIIKVWKTKKVKEISLQMFSILTFGIAVWIVYGILKKDLPIILTNSISFVLNLIMVYFIIYYEKE; this comes from the coding sequence ATGAATTATATAGATATCATCGGACTTTTTGCTGGAGCGTGTATTACACTATCTACGATTCCGCAAATTATAAAGGTCTGGAAAACCAAGAAAGTAAAAGAAATTTCGCTACAAATGTTCAGCATTTTAACCTTTGGAATTGCGGTCTGGATTGTCTACGGAATTCTTAAAAAAGACCTTCCAATTATTCTGACCAATAGTATTTCTTTCGTTTTAAATCTCATCATGGTTTATTTTATCATTTATTATGAAAAAGAATAA